One Aegilops tauschii subsp. strangulata cultivar AL8/78 chromosome 7, Aet v6.0, whole genome shotgun sequence genomic window carries:
- the LOC109782842 gene encoding protein FAR1-RELATED SEQUENCE 5-like, which translates to MDEESAFGRDENDTDKVTKTDNDNLNEDDDSSDNDSVSSYDILPLEDFDNSEHGANSENEDVDVDNEESDGPSGDHDEGEIDIEEAQRQQKMLETHWKVMAMTFRSQGDAYIFYNNHTKEHGFSIRKQKVKRGASGMIRYRRFLCSRAGRRQSKFITMEGRKRRLRPETHCDYGAHMVVKLDRERAVWFLASFVDDHNHAMARPDEVCFLWSHRRIGDGKRAEILAMEAARIRKHILMHNFISRYGSYNKCGLIRRDIYNLCCREKMKLIAKGDAETAVGIMRSKKEKDPEFFFEYVLVVVFDSTYKMNRYGMPFVPFVGVNNHRCTTVFGCAIIADKMEGTYVWLLQTFMKANYQVKPKSIITDGDTAMIRAIWIVLSDVFHRLCSWHIEKNMQRHLHYKSLDEFKSLLYYATSQANFEQRWTAFYDKWKTDRTEE; encoded by the exons ATGGACGAAGAATCCGCATTCGGGAGGGATGAGAATGATACTGATAAGGTGACTAAGACTGATAACGATAATTTGAACGAAGATGATGACAGCAGCGACAACGATTCCGTCTCGTCATATGATATCTTACCTTTGGAGGATTTTGATAATAGTGAACATGGCGCAAATAGTGAAAAC GAAGATGTGGATGttgacaat GAGGAGTCTGATGGTCCTAGCGGTGATCACGATGAGGGAGAGATCGATATTGAGGAGGCTCAAAGGCAGCAGAAGATGCTGGAGACACATTGGAAGGTCATGGCTATGACCTTTCGGTCGCAAGGGGATGCATACATATTCTACAACAATCACACCAAAGAgcacgggtttagcatcaggaaACAGAAGGTGAAACGAGGTGCTTCAGGAATGATACGGTACCGGCGGTTTCTTTGCTCCAGGGCAGGGAGAAGGCAGAGCaagttcataaccatggagggccGCAAGCGCAGGCTTAGACCGGAGACTCATTGCGACTACGGTGCACATATGGTGGTGAAGCTGGACAGAGAACGTGCCGTTTGGTTCCTCGCATCATTCGTGGATGATCACAACCACGCGATGGCTCGACCCGATGAGGTTTGTTTTTTGTGGTCACACAGACGGATTGGAGATGGCAAGAGGGCCGAGATATTGGCGATGGAAGCGGCCAGGATAAGAAAGCATATACTAATGCATAACTTCATCAGCAGATACGGTTCGTACAATAAGTGCGGGCTTATCAGGAGGGACATTTACAATCTTTGTTGCAGAGAAAAAATGAAGCTCATTGCAAAGGGTGATGCAGAGACGGCAGTTGGCATTATGAGGAGCAAGAAGGAGAAGGACCCTGAGTTTTTTTTTGAGTATGTGCTTGTGGTCGTGTTTGATAGCACGTATAAGATGAACAGATATGGTATGCCGTTCGTCCCCTTTGTCGGAGTTAACAACCACCGTTGCACCACAGTGTTTGGTTGTGCCATCATTGCTGACAAGATGGAAGGGACATACGTGTGGCTGCTGCAGACATTTATGAAGGCAAACTATCAGGTGAAGCCAAAGTCAATAATCACAGACGGTGACACTGCAATGATCCGGGCTATTTGGATTGTCCTTTCAGATGTTTTCCATCGTCTTTGCTCCTGGCATATCGAGAAAAATATGCAGAGGCACCTGCATTACAAGTCACTGGATGAGTTCAAATCGCTCCTGTACTATGCCACCTCTCAAGCGAACTTTGAGCAGAGATGGACCGCTTTCTATGATAAGTGGAAGACGGATAGAACTGAAGAGTAG